A region from the Acidobacteriota bacterium genome encodes:
- a CDS encoding UDP-N-acetylmuramoyl-tripeptide--D-alanyl-D-alanine ligase, which yields MQLSLQEISATLGAATSDSSLAVAKGYSIDSRTITSGQCFFAVRGLRFDGHEFVRAALESGACAAVIASEKLSEYPQELRARLIAVPDPALGLQRLAAHVRRKWAGPVVAITGSTGKTTTKQMISSLLSTRFRVHQNEGNLNNQFGLPLSLLKLEGDSQIGVFELGMSAAGEIRFLSSLARPDVGVVTNVGEAHLEFFSSVEEIAEAKFELIDSLDSTAWAVLNADDYRVSGFGPLARAQVIYYGTNQDAHVKAREIKPIETGGYRFRLPVAPMKDMPCGAVWNGHKGGPPPVSGKPRDAVFHMPLLGRHNISNVLAAAAVCRLFGIEPETLEQAVSELQPLPMRGEVTVLANGARVVLDCYNSSPTALEAMLEAVAELPAQRRIAVLGGMKELGESSAALHFRCGERVQQAGIHHLIVVGEDARSLRDGAVAAGMSTNAVEMMQTPEEAGERLRGMLGAGDVALLKASRAVRLERVWEIINSN from the coding sequence ATGCAACTTAGCCTACAGGAAATCTCGGCCACGCTCGGCGCTGCAACCAGTGATTCATCGCTGGCTGTCGCCAAGGGTTATTCGATTGATTCGCGCACCATCACCTCGGGCCAATGCTTTTTCGCCGTGCGCGGCCTTCGCTTTGACGGACATGAGTTTGTCCGCGCGGCGCTCGAATCAGGGGCATGCGCCGCCGTGATCGCTTCGGAAAAACTCAGCGAATATCCACAGGAGTTGCGCGCCCGGCTGATCGCTGTCCCCGACCCCGCCCTGGGCTTGCAGCGTCTGGCCGCGCACGTGCGCCGCAAGTGGGCCGGGCCTGTAGTGGCCATCACCGGCAGTACCGGAAAAACCACCACGAAGCAGATGATCTCGTCGCTGCTTTCCACGCGCTTCCGTGTGCATCAGAACGAGGGGAATCTGAATAATCAATTTGGGCTGCCGCTTTCTCTGCTCAAGCTGGAGGGCGATTCCCAGATTGGTGTTTTTGAGCTGGGCATGTCGGCTGCGGGCGAGATCCGTTTTCTTTCCAGCCTGGCTCGTCCGGACGTCGGCGTAGTTACTAACGTCGGCGAAGCTCATCTCGAATTCTTTTCGAGCGTTGAGGAGATTGCCGAGGCCAAGTTCGAACTGATTGACTCACTGGACTCCACCGCCTGGGCCGTACTCAATGCCGATGACTACCGTGTAAGTGGATTTGGGCCGTTGGCGCGGGCACAAGTCATTTACTACGGAACGAATCAGGACGCCCATGTGAAGGCGCGTGAAATTAAACCAATCGAGACGGGCGGATACCGCTTCCGTCTGCCCGTCGCGCCGATGAAGGACATGCCTTGCGGCGCCGTCTGGAACGGTCATAAGGGCGGTCCGCCGCCGGTTTCCGGCAAGCCGCGTGATGCGGTATTTCACATGCCTCTGCTGGGCCGCCATAATATTAGCAACGTGCTGGCGGCGGCGGCGGTCTGCCGTCTGTTTGGGATTGAGCCGGAAACGCTGGAGCAGGCGGTGAGTGAGTTGCAGCCTTTGCCCATGCGCGGCGAAGTGACTGTGCTGGCGAATGGCGCGCGTGTTGTGCTGGATTGCTATAACTCCAGCCCCACCGCGCTGGAGGCCATGCTGGAGGCCGTCGCCGAGTTGCCCGCGCAGCGCCGCATCGCAGTGTTGGGCGGCATGAAGGAACTGGGCGAGTCCAGCGCGGCGCTCCATTTCCGTTGTGGTGAACGAGTGCAGCAAGCCGGCATCCATCATCTCATCGTGGTTGGCGAAGATGCGCGTTCGCTGCGGGACGGCGCAGTGGCGGCGGGTATGTCGACCAATGCCGTGGAGATGATGCAGACACCGGAGGAAGCAGGTGAGCGTCTCCGCGGAATGCTCG
- a CDS encoding UDP-N-acetylmuramoyl-L-alanyl-D-glutamate--2,6-diaminopimelate ligase — MPPMPIALPRLFHHVRGTIVTGDLRREAAGLAYHSGRVAAGHLFFAIRGYRDDGAKYIADAIARGAVAIVSELPREQFELPSAIAWIQVPAIRFALAQAACEFYQHPTRELDLMGVTGTNGKTTTAFLIASILEAAGRTPALFGTIENRLRFSDSARKIAALQTTPESLDLQRWLREALDLGGRSSAMAAVMEVSSHSLAMDRVAGSRFHTAVWTNFARDHLDFHPTVDDYFMAKKKLFQPASSDTRDAGDSSGWLAPKVVVLNADDPRFNEMREGLTARIISFGMDHPADVSARNWISSAEGIKMTVKTPFGEMEIQSRLPGRHNASNLLAAIAAATSMEISPEAIHAGLAEVTVPGRLEAIQEGQPFAVLVDYAHTEEALRSVVAAAREMTKEGSLSLVFGCGGDRDRSKRPAMGQAAAAADQVILTSDNPRSEDPLQIINDVQVGLQKAGAKYVIEPDRAVAIARALREARSGDTVLIAGKGHEDYQIIGSDRLKFDDREVARAILRGD; from the coding sequence GTGCCACCCATGCCCATTGCGCTGCCGAGACTCTTCCACCATGTGCGGGGAACCATCGTGACCGGAGACCTGCGGCGCGAGGCCGCCGGGCTGGCCTATCACTCCGGTCGCGTTGCGGCCGGACACCTATTCTTCGCCATCCGCGGATACCGCGACGACGGCGCAAAGTACATTGCCGACGCCATCGCGCGCGGAGCCGTGGCGATTGTTTCCGAGCTGCCCCGCGAGCAATTTGAACTTCCTTCCGCGATTGCCTGGATTCAGGTGCCCGCCATCCGCTTTGCACTCGCGCAAGCGGCCTGTGAATTCTACCAGCATCCCACGCGGGAACTGGATCTGATGGGTGTAACCGGGACCAACGGTAAGACCACCACTGCGTTCCTGATCGCCTCTATTCTGGAAGCTGCCGGCCGCACTCCCGCGCTGTTTGGCACCATCGAGAATCGCCTGCGCTTCAGCGATAGCGCCAGGAAAATTGCCGCGCTGCAGACTACGCCGGAATCGCTGGACCTGCAACGCTGGCTGCGCGAGGCGCTCGATCTGGGCGGACGGTCCAGCGCGATGGCCGCCGTGATGGAGGTCTCCTCGCACTCGCTGGCGATGGATCGCGTTGCCGGATCGCGTTTTCACACCGCGGTCTGGACCAATTTCGCGCGCGACCATCTGGACTTTCATCCCACCGTGGACGACTACTTTATGGCTAAGAAAAAACTATTTCAGCCCGCATCATCGGATACACGGGATGCCGGGGATTCCAGCGGCTGGCTCGCGCCAAAGGTAGTGGTTTTGAACGCCGACGATCCGCGGTTCAACGAAATGCGTGAAGGACTCACTGCGCGGATCATCTCCTTCGGCATGGATCATCCGGCCGATGTCAGCGCACGCAATTGGATATCCTCCGCCGAAGGAATCAAAATGACCGTAAAAACGCCGTTCGGAGAAATGGAAATTCAATCGCGTCTGCCTGGCCGGCATAACGCCAGCAATCTGTTGGCGGCCATAGCCGCCGCGACATCAATGGAAATTTCGCCTGAGGCCATTCATGCCGGCCTGGCCGAAGTTACCGTGCCCGGACGATTGGAGGCCATTCAGGAGGGCCAGCCGTTTGCCGTTCTGGTGGATTACGCGCACACCGAAGAGGCCTTGCGCTCCGTAGTTGCCGCCGCCCGCGAGATGACGAAGGAAGGCTCATTAAGCCTGGTCTTCGGTTGTGGCGGTGATCGCGACCGCTCGAAACGACCGGCTATGGGTCAGGCTGCCGCCGCTGCGGATCAAGTCATCCTGACATCGGACAATCCGCGCTCGGAGGACCCCTTGCAGATCATCAATGACGTGCAGGTCGGCCTGCAAAAAGCCGGTGCGAAATATGTGATCGAGCCGGACCGCGCCGTCGCCATCGCCCGCGCGCTGCGCGAGGCCCGGTCCGGCGACACCGTGCTGATCGCCGGCAAAGGTCATGAAGACTATCAGATCATCGGCTCCGACCGGCTTAAGTTTGATGACCGCGAAGTCGCCAGAGCGATACTGCGAGGAGATTGA
- a CDS encoding penicillin-binding protein has protein sequence MPNHKPPFYARRALYLTIALGCWTLVVIARLFYFQVFQYRNFTEQARRQQERTIEVSPARGNIYDRNHRPLAMTVEVESVYADPAEVGDPKPAARLLAPVLAMKRAELEKKLTGTNSFAWVKRKVTAREADRIRQLNLKGIYFQKENKRFYPKRELAAHVLGYVGMDGEGLAGLEMKYDDLIRGIPGKLLIERDARSRRYSSKGSESQPGHDLVLTLDENIQFIAERELDAVMALSRSKTGTVIVQDPHTGEILAMVNRPTFNPNKFSEAHAEAHRNTAIGGIYEPGSTFKIVTIAAAIEAGLAEPGERIDCQMGSINIAGHTIRDHMKFGILTVSETFQQSSDVCSIKLALRLGNEKFYQYIRSFGFGVPTGIEMPGEARGLTKPPERWWKASIGAIAMGQEIGVTPLQIVSTASVIANDGVWIRPRILLDDPANNAAAIRNGNFVAGRGEPSTSEPDIKPGDMRRVISPATASKMQRMMAETVIAGTGKAALPKGYSAGGKTGTAQKLDPATGTYSRTDNIASFVGITPVEDPMFAILVVLDSPRGLNHGGSIAAPVFGRIAEQILAYRNLPGTAVPLSTSQRAALRKPATGKSEAAQFNEESTEANRSPAVRSVDLDLSDPADLSAGDVPRRVVPNFLGSSVRAVTSQALAQDMKVQLVGSGVAFDQYPAPGTVIQEGASILVKFRIGSAAQSSPAPESSSKPSPGVLAKAASG, from the coding sequence ATGCCCAATCATAAACCGCCATTCTATGCCCGCCGCGCGCTTTACCTGACCATCGCCTTAGGCTGCTGGACCCTCGTCGTCATCGCCCGCCTTTTCTATTTCCAGGTATTTCAGTATCGCAACTTCACCGAGCAGGCCCGTCGCCAGCAGGAGCGCACCATTGAAGTGAGCCCGGCGCGCGGCAATATCTATGATCGCAACCACCGTCCCCTGGCCATGACCGTCGAGGTGGAGTCCGTCTACGCGGACCCGGCCGAGGTGGGCGACCCCAAGCCGGCGGCTCGTCTGCTGGCCCCGGTCCTGGCCATGAAGCGGGCGGAGTTGGAAAAAAAACTGACGGGCACAAACTCCTTCGCTTGGGTGAAGCGCAAAGTAACCGCGCGCGAGGCGGACAGAATCCGCCAACTGAATCTGAAAGGCATCTACTTTCAGAAGGAAAACAAACGCTTCTACCCTAAGCGCGAGCTGGCGGCGCATGTTCTCGGCTATGTGGGCATGGATGGCGAAGGCCTGGCCGGCCTGGAGATGAAGTACGACGACCTGATCCGCGGCATTCCGGGTAAGCTGTTGATTGAGCGCGACGCGCGCAGCAGACGCTACTCCAGCAAAGGCAGCGAGTCGCAGCCGGGACACGATCTGGTGCTGACACTCGATGAGAATATCCAATTCATCGCTGAGCGAGAATTGGACGCGGTCATGGCTCTCTCCCGATCCAAGACCGGCACCGTCATTGTGCAGGACCCCCACACCGGCGAAATCCTGGCCATGGTCAACCGGCCCACATTCAACCCCAACAAGTTTTCAGAAGCTCATGCCGAAGCCCACCGCAACACAGCCATTGGCGGTATTTATGAGCCGGGTTCCACCTTCAAGATTGTCACGATTGCCGCGGCCATCGAGGCCGGTCTGGCCGAACCTGGCGAGCGTATCGACTGCCAGATGGGCTCCATCAATATTGCCGGGCACACCATCCGCGACCACATGAAATTTGGCATCCTGACGGTTTCGGAGACCTTTCAGCAATCCAGCGACGTGTGCTCCATCAAGCTGGCCCTGCGCCTGGGCAATGAGAAGTTCTATCAATATATCCGCAGCTTCGGCTTCGGTGTTCCCACCGGCATTGAGATGCCCGGCGAAGCCCGCGGCCTAACCAAGCCGCCGGAGCGCTGGTGGAAGGCCTCGATTGGCGCCATCGCCATGGGTCAGGAGATAGGCGTTACTCCGTTGCAGATCGTTTCCACGGCGTCGGTTATAGCCAATGACGGCGTTTGGATTCGTCCCCGCATCCTGCTCGATGATCCCGCCAACAACGCGGCCGCCATCAGGAACGGCAACTTTGTTGCGGGAAGGGGCGAGCCATCTACCTCGGAGCCGGATATCAAGCCCGGGGATATGCGCCGCGTGATTAGCCCCGCGACGGCCAGCAAAATGCAGCGCATGATGGCTGAGACGGTCATTGCCGGAACGGGCAAGGCCGCATTGCCGAAGGGTTACTCTGCCGGTGGTAAAACCGGGACAGCGCAAAAGTTGGACCCGGCCACGGGTACTTACTCCCGCACGGATAATATCGCATCCTTCGTGGGCATCACTCCAGTAGAAGATCCCATGTTCGCCATCTTGGTGGTGCTGGACTCACCGCGCGGGCTCAATCACGGTGGATCGATTGCCGCTCCGGTGTTTGGCCGCATCGCCGAACAAATTCTCGCCTATCGAAATCTGCCCGGCACTGCCGTGCCTCTGTCGACTTCGCAACGTGCCGCGCTGCGCAAGCCCGCCACGGGGAAATCCGAAGCAGCCCAGTTCAATGAGGAGAGTACCGAGGCGAATCGTAGCCCGGCAGTTCGATCCGTGGATTTGGATCTTTCCGATCCGGCCGACCTTTCCGCGGGGGACGTGCCGAGAAGAGTGGTCCCGAACTTCTTGGGCTCTTCGGTGCGCGCGGTTACATCCCAAGCGCTGGCGCAGGATATGAAAGTTCAACTGGTGGGAAGCGGCGTGGCCTTTGACCAGTACCCGGCTCCGGGCACGGTTATCCAGGAGGGTGCTTCCATACTCGTCAAGTTTCGCATTGGCTCGGCCGCGCAGTCCTCGCCGGCGCCTGAAAGTTCCAGCAAGCCCTCGCCTGGCGTACTGGCCAAAGCCGCGAGCGGTTGA
- the rsmH gene encoding 16S rRNA (cytosine(1402)-N(4))-methyltransferase produces MHIPVMTAEIMDWLAVRPGGLYLDTTVGGAGHSRAILERLTLAARGCLIAMDRDPSALELAREKLSSLPGLRGPGLAGRFTLVRQDFAGLSVGIAQGLQQLSLSPPIRAVDGILADIGLSQMMLDDPQRGFSLKAAGPLDMRMDPDQELTADEVVNRWDERELARVIYEYGEERRSQRIARAIVRARPITTTVRLAEIIAACLGGRREAERSNARRRHSAHWDGARTTGTFVHPATRVFQALRIAVNQELEQLTQFLNQVPECLTPGGRLVVISFHSLEDRIVKQQMQRWDRDGVMENLTRKVIKPGDPEIIANRRSRSAKLRAAMKPMADHTDQPQ; encoded by the coding sequence ATGCACATCCCCGTAATGACCGCCGAGATCATGGACTGGCTGGCGGTGCGGCCCGGGGGACTCTACCTCGACACGACGGTTGGGGGCGCTGGGCATTCCAGGGCGATTCTGGAACGGCTGACATTAGCGGCGAGGGGCTGTCTGATCGCGATGGATCGCGACCCGTCGGCGCTCGAACTGGCGCGCGAAAAATTATCGTCCTTACCGGGCCTACGCGGTCCCGGCTTGGCCGGACGCTTCACGTTAGTGCGGCAGGACTTCGCCGGACTGAGCGTCGGAATCGCACAAGGTTTGCAGCAGTTATCCCTTTCCCCGCCCATTAGGGCGGTGGACGGGATACTGGCGGACATCGGCCTCTCTCAAATGATGCTGGATGATCCGCAAAGAGGATTTAGCCTGAAGGCCGCCGGGCCACTGGACATGCGCATGGACCCGGATCAGGAGCTGACGGCAGACGAGGTTGTAAATCGCTGGGACGAGCGCGAGCTGGCCCGCGTGATATACGAATATGGAGAAGAAAGGAGGTCACAGAGAATCGCCAGAGCGATAGTTCGGGCCCGGCCCATCACCACAACGGTGAGATTGGCTGAAATCATCGCGGCTTGCCTGGGGGGCAGACGCGAGGCCGAGCGGAGCAATGCAAGACGGCGCCACTCGGCTCATTGGGACGGTGCCCGGACTACTGGTACTTTTGTGCATCCCGCGACGCGCGTGTTTCAGGCCCTGCGCATCGCCGTGAATCAGGAACTGGAGCAGCTCACTCAATTCCTGAACCAAGTCCCGGAATGCCTGACACCGGGCGGCAGATTAGTGGTAATCAGTTTTCATTCACTGGAAGATCGCATCGTAAAACAGCAGATGCAGCGTTGGGATCGCGATGGCGTCATGGAGAATCTGACGCGTAAGGTGATCAAGCCGGGAGACCCCGAGATCATCGCCAATCGTCGCTCCCGCAGCGCAAAATTAAGAGCGGCCATGAAGCCGATGGCGGACCATACGGACCAGCCGCAATAA
- a CDS encoding division/cell wall cluster transcriptional repressor MraZ — translation MLRGNHLARIDEKGRLKVPETFKKGLEDRYGSAEFWVTSLDGQYARIYPMEEWAQVEAKLAQGGSFNTSRRKLMDRLNYYGQVVNWDKQGRILIPSVLRDKAEIKGEVAVLGHVNWLAVWNNERFLAEMNSNPMTAEDGKVLDELGI, via the coding sequence ATGCTTAGAGGCAACCACCTAGCTCGCATCGACGAAAAGGGCCGTCTGAAGGTTCCCGAGACCTTCAAGAAGGGTCTCGAAGATCGCTATGGCAGCGCCGAATTCTGGGTGACCAGCCTGGACGGCCAATATGCCCGGATCTATCCCATGGAAGAGTGGGCCCAAGTTGAAGCAAAGCTGGCCCAAGGGGGCAGTTTCAACACTTCCCGCCGCAAACTCATGGATCGCCTGAACTATTACGGCCAAGTGGTGAACTGGGATAAACAGGGCCGCATTCTTATTCCTTCAGTCTTACGCGACAAAGCAGAGATCAAAGGCGAGGTGGCCGTGTTGGGGCACGTGAACTGGCTGGCGGTCTGGAACAACGAACGGTTCCTGGCCGAAATGAACAGCAATCCCATGACGGCGGAAGATGGGAAGGTGCTCGATGAACTTGGTATCTAA
- a CDS encoding 2'-5' RNA ligase family protein has translation MLDSTYAVVSYLTGPIADFVSGLRRRLNPIYGDWLAHVSVLPPRLLSWTVGDRDNRLAHLRERCRQIAPFEVSLDGVSTFWPVNGVVYLRVAEGLTQLAELHSLLNHNGMYSAEPYAYVPHVTVVQALDEVATQDALKEVSLAWTELPQPIRFRVDSLVLVGQDTPDHWVDIAPIPLGSYSLSSS, from the coding sequence ATGCTCGATTCCACCTACGCTGTCGTTTCGTATCTCACCGGACCCATCGCGGATTTTGTGAGCGGCTTGCGCCGACGTTTGAATCCGATCTATGGGGACTGGCTAGCTCACGTAAGCGTCCTGCCGCCGCGCTTATTGTCATGGACGGTCGGCGACCGCGATAACCGGCTGGCCCATCTACGCGAGCGATGCCGCCAGATCGCTCCATTCGAAGTTTCCCTTGATGGAGTATCCACCTTCTGGCCTGTGAACGGGGTGGTCTACCTGAGAGTCGCCGAAGGGCTGACGCAGCTTGCTGAGCTGCATAGTCTGTTGAACCATAACGGAATGTACTCCGCGGAGCCGTATGCCTACGTTCCTCATGTGACCGTCGTTCAGGCCCTTGACGAGGTCGCCACTCAAGATGCACTCAAGGAAGTTTCGCTGGCCTGGACTGAGCTGCCCCAGCCGATTCGCTTCCGCGTGGATTCGCTAGTGCTGGTCGGTCAGGACACCCCCGACCATTGGGTGGACATCGCTCCCATTCCTCTCGGAAGCTATTCACTCTCCTCGAGTTAG
- the ilvC gene encoding ketol-acid reductoisomerase: MEIFYEQNAKPELLKGKTIAMIGYGSQGHAQAQNLRDSGFTVVIGLDPGRGSAQQATADGFKVLPVPAAVREADFVQILVPDEHHRKLFETEIQPNLKPNAILSVSHGFSIHFKQIVPPSTIDVVMIAPKGPGHLVRRVYTQGGGVPALIAVSQDASGKAQDYALAYAYGIGATRAGVVKTTFRDETETDLFGEQAVLCGGLTSLMKAGYETLIEAGYPPEMAYFECIHEVKLIVDLIYEGGLARMRYSISNTAEYGDLTRGPRVLGPEVKERMKKILSEIQSGQFAKEFIDENEKGKPNFDRLREAEKHHPVEAIGAELREMMSWLKQPKKS, encoded by the coding sequence ATGGAGATCTTTTACGAACAGAACGCCAAGCCGGAACTGCTGAAGGGCAAGACCATTGCCATGATCGGCTACGGCAGCCAGGGCCACGCCCAGGCGCAAAACCTCCGCGACAGCGGATTCACTGTTGTGATTGGACTCGACCCCGGCCGCGGCTCGGCCCAGCAGGCCACCGCCGACGGCTTCAAAGTTCTGCCCGTCCCCGCAGCCGTGCGCGAGGCCGACTTCGTGCAGATTCTGGTGCCAGATGAGCATCACCGGAAACTGTTCGAGACAGAAATCCAGCCCAACCTGAAGCCCAACGCCATTCTCTCCGTCTCCCACGGCTTCTCCATCCACTTCAAGCAGATTGTTCCCCCGTCCACCATCGACGTGGTGATGATCGCGCCCAAGGGGCCGGGCCATTTGGTGCGCCGCGTCTACACGCAGGGCGGCGGCGTGCCCGCGCTGATCGCCGTGTCGCAAGACGCCTCCGGCAAGGCGCAGGATTACGCATTGGCATACGCCTATGGCATCGGCGCCACACGCGCCGGTGTCGTGAAGACCACCTTCCGTGACGAGACCGAGACGGATCTATTCGGTGAGCAGGCTGTGCTCTGCGGCGGACTTACCTCGCTGATGAAGGCCGGCTACGAGACACTGATCGAGGCCGGCTATCCGCCGGAGATGGCCTACTTCGAGTGCATCCATGAAGTGAAGCTGATCGTGGACCTGATCTATGAAGGCGGCTTGGCGCGCATGCGCTATTCGATCAGCAATACCGCCGAGTACGGCGACCTCACCCGCGGCCCGCGCGTGCTGGGGCCGGAAGTGAAAGAGCGCATGAAGAAGATTCTCAGCGAGATTCAGTCCGGCCAGTTCGCCAAGGAATTCATCGACGAGAATGAAAAAGGCAAGCCGAACTTTGATCGCCTGCGCGAGGCCGAGAAGCATCACCCGGTGGAGGCTATCGGCGCGGAGCTGCGCGAGATGATGTCCTGGCTCAAGCAGCCCAAGAAGAGCTAA
- the ilvB gene encoding biosynthetic-type acetolactate synthase large subunit, whose amino-acid sequence MSITGAEILLEALKREGVEVIFGYPGGANIPIYDALYNSPIKHVLVRHEQGAAFAAEGYARASGRVGVALATSGPGATNLVTGIADAKMDGIPLVCLTGQVRQNVIGTDAFQETDVVGLTLPVTKWNAMITSTRDIPTLIAQAFYVARSGRPGPVLIDIPVNFVREKIDDPASIHYPDSVSVPGYTPDKPTARPIAKLIEMLQHAKRPVVMVGGGVKWAGAVKQVRDLLDTLKIPVISTVHGLGTVSEDRDYYLGMVGMHGTRQSNMAVSHSDLLIVFGARLDDRVTGDAASFARHAKIAHFEIDTAQLSRVRPCDLPVVGDLKFTADEFHESLPANLPDWSEWRKETTATPNPAEKVHVGTGKPSPTKILEMLFDMMDPDALMTTDVGQHQMWAAQRASGIANPRQHITSGGLGAMGFSLPAAIGAQMAYPHRQVISVSGDGGFQMNIQELATIQRYSLPIKVVIIDNKYLGMVRQWQQLFWDRRYSEVDLYDNPDFIKISEAYGIPGVLMSKAESMEAQLKEFLAMPGSATLVVECPAEANVYPMVPAGAALTDMVWEEKKK is encoded by the coding sequence ATGTCCATCACTGGCGCTGAGATTTTGCTGGAAGCGTTGAAGCGGGAAGGCGTGGAGGTCATCTTCGGCTATCCCGGCGGGGCCAACATCCCCATCTACGATGCGCTCTACAACAGCCCCATCAAGCATGTTCTGGTGCGCCACGAGCAGGGAGCGGCGTTTGCCGCCGAAGGATACGCGCGCGCCAGCGGACGCGTAGGCGTGGCGCTGGCCACCTCCGGCCCCGGCGCGACGAATCTGGTAACCGGCATCGCCGATGCCAAGATGGATGGCATCCCTCTGGTCTGCCTGACCGGACAAGTGCGCCAGAACGTGATCGGCACTGACGCGTTTCAGGAGACCGACGTGGTCGGACTCACGCTGCCGGTAACCAAGTGGAACGCCATGATCACCTCCACACGCGACATTCCCACGCTCATCGCGCAGGCGTTCTACGTAGCCCGCAGCGGACGCCCCGGCCCTGTGCTGATCGACATCCCAGTCAACTTTGTCCGCGAGAAGATTGACGACCCCGCTTCCATTCACTATCCCGATTCCGTTTCCGTCCCCGGTTACACGCCAGATAAACCGACTGCACGTCCCATCGCCAAGCTGATTGAGATGTTGCAGCACGCAAAGCGGCCCGTGGTCATGGTGGGCGGCGGAGTGAAGTGGGCCGGCGCGGTGAAGCAGGTACGCGACCTGCTCGACACTTTGAAGATTCCGGTGATCTCCACCGTCCACGGACTCGGCACCGTTTCCGAGGACCGCGACTACTACCTCGGCATGGTCGGGATGCACGGCACGCGGCAGTCCAACATGGCCGTGAGCCACTCGGACCTGCTCATCGTCTTCGGCGCGCGTCTCGATGACCGCGTTACCGGCGACGCGGCCAGCTTCGCGCGCCACGCCAAGATCGCGCACTTCGAGATCGACACGGCGCAGTTGAGCCGCGTGCGCCCCTGCGATCTGCCCGTGGTGGGTGACCTGAAGTTCACCGCCGATGAGTTCCACGAGTCGCTGCCAGCCAATCTTCCTGACTGGTCTGAGTGGCGCAAGGAAACCACGGCCACGCCAAACCCGGCGGAGAAGGTTCACGTCGGCACGGGAAAGCCTTCGCCGACCAAAATATTGGAGATGCTGTTCGACATGATGGACCCTGACGCGCTGATGACCACCGACGTCGGCCAGCACCAGATGTGGGCCGCGCAGCGCGCCAGCGGCATCGCCAACCCGCGCCAACACATTACTTCGGGCGGCCTCGGTGCGATGGGCTTCTCGCTGCCCGCCGCGATTGGCGCGCAGATGGCCTACCCACATCGCCAGGTCATCTCCGTCTCCGGCGATGGCGGCTTCCAGATGAACATTCAGGAGCTGGCCACCATCCAGCGCTACTCGCTGCCGATTAAAGTCGTCATCATCGACAACAAATATCTGGGCATGGTGCGCCAGTGGCAGCAACTGTTCTGGGATCGCCGCTACTCGGAAGTCGATCTCTACGACAACCCGGACTTCATCAAGATATCTGAAGCCTACGGCATCCCCGGCGTCCTGATGAGCAAGGCCGAGAGCATGGAAGCACAGCTCAAGGAATTCCTGGCCATGCCCGGCTCCGCCACGCTGGTGGTCGAGTGCCCGGCGGAAGCGAACGTTTACCCGATGGTGCCCGCAGGCGCGGCGCTGACCGACATGGTATGGGAAGAGAAAAAGAAGTAG